Genomic window (Campylobacter sp. RM16704):
AGCAGCACTGACTACAGCTTTTACTCTACTATCAAATGGTTTTGGTATAACATAATCTCTACCAAAACTTAATGTTTCTATTCCATAAGCTTGTTTTACCTCATCAGTAACTTCAAGCTTAGCTAAATCTGCCAAAGCTTTAGCCGCTGCAACTTTCATATTTTCAGTAATTTTAGTTGCCTTAACATCTAAAGCACCTCTAAAAATAAAAGGAAAACCTAAGACATTGTTAATTTGGTTTGGATAATCACTTCTTCCTGTTCCAACTATAGCATCATTTCTTACTCTTTTAACATCTTCAGGCATAACCTCAGGCACTGGATTAGCTAGTGCAAAAATCACTGGATCTTTAGCCATAGATAAAACCATTTCATCATCTAAAATTTTAGGCACACTCAAACCTAAAAATACATCAGCACCTCTTAAAGCTTCTTTCAAGGTTTTATCTTTAGTATCATTTACAAATTCTAGTTTATATTTATTTAAATCATCTCTTTGAGTATTAATTACACCTTTACTATCTACTAAAATGATATTTTTTACTCCTAAATTTCTATACATTCTAGCACTTGCAATGCCTGCTGCACCAGCACCGCTTACTACCACTTTAATGTCTTCAAATTTTTTACCACTAATTTCCATAGCATTCATTAATCCTGCAGTAGAAATAATTGCTGTTCCGTGTTGATCATCATGCATTACAGGAATTCCAAGATCTTGTAAAGCAGCTTCTATCTCAAAACATTTTGGTGCTGAAATATCTTCTAAGTTGATTCCACCAAAAGTCGGAGCTATAGCTTTACAAAAAGTAATAATTTCATCAATACTGTGAACATTAATTTCTAAATCATAAGCATTAACGTTGGCAAATTTTTTAAACAAACAAGCCTTTCCCTCCATAACAGGTTTACTCGCACTTGCTCCTATATTTCCAAGGCCTAAAACAGCACTTCCATCACTAACTATAGCAACTAAATTTGCTTTATTAGTATATTTATACGCTAAAGTTTCATCTTTTGCAATTTCTAAGCATGGTTCAGCTACTCCAGGTGAATAAGCCAAGGATAAATCATGTGCACTACTCATAGGTTTTCTAGCTATAATATCAACCTTACCACCTAAATGGTATTCTAATGCTTCGTCTTTTAAATTCATTATCATTTCCCTTTCATGTAATTTAATAAATTTTCTATCCTAAGTTTAACTTTTTGCACTCCTAAAAATTCCAATACTTCAAAAATACTAGGACTTACAGAATTTCCAGTAAGTGCAATACGTATAGCTTGTGCTAAATCTTTTAGTTTAAGATTGTTTTCTTCTAAGAATTGATTGGTTAATTCTTCAAATTCACAAGCTTTTTTTTGCCCATTTAAAACCATAGCGTATTTTTCTAAATAAGTTAAATTTATTTCATTAAGAAATTTATCTATAGCTTTTTGATCATATTTTTTTGGGTTGTCTAATAGTATTTTAGCCCCATTTATAATATCGTGCAAAGTTTTTGCTCTTTCTCTTAACATATCTAGTAAAAAACCTGCTTTTTCATACTGACTTAAGTCAAAACCCAAATCTTTTAATTGTCTGTTAATTTCTTCAAAAGGTAAGGTTTTAATATAATGAGCATTAAGCCATTCTAGTTTTTTAAAATTATAGCAAGATGCACTTTTATTGATGTGATTTGGATCAAAAAGTTCTTGCATTTTCTCTAAAGAAAAGATCTCATCATCTCCATGACTCCATCCAAGTCTTACTAAAAAATTTAACAAGGCTTGAGGTAAAATCCCCATATTTTTATACTCCATCACATCAGTTGCCCCATGACGCTTAGAAAGTTTTTTACCATCTTCACCGTGTATCATAGCTACATGATAAAATTTAGGTATCTTAAAACCGAGTGCTTCATAAAGTACAATTTGTTTTGGAGTATTTGATAAATGATCATCTCCCCTTATAACATCACTCACACCCATTAACGCATCATCAATTACAACGGTTAGGTTATAAATAGGACTACCATCACTTCTTGCAATCACAAAATCATCTAAAATATCTTCGGCCTTAAAGCTAACTTCACCTTTAATACCATCTATAAATTTAATCTCTCCACTTTGTGGTGCTTTTATACGCACCACAGGCTCAATACCACTTGGTGGAGTTCCTTTAAAATCTCTATATCTACCATCATATCTTGGACGCTCTTTAGCTGCTTCTTGTTTAGCTCTTAATTCATCAAGCTCTTCTTTACTCATATAACAATAATAAGCCTTGCCCTCATCTAATAATTTTTGAATATATTTTTTATAAATATCAAATCTTTGAGATTGATACTCAATTGTCCCATCATAATCAAGCCCACACCACTTAAATGCTTCTATAATAGCTTGTGTTGCTTCTTGTGAATTTCTTTTTAAATCCGTATCTTCAATGCGTAATAAAAATTTACCCTTATTTTTTCTTGCATAAAGATAGTTATATAAAGCGGTTCTAAGTCCTCCTATGTGTAAATATCCAGTTGGAGAAGGAGCAAAACGCGTAGTAATTTCTTGCATATTTTTACCTTTTTTAAATTTTTATTGTTATAATGCTATATTTACACTTAAATAAAGGTTTTAAAATGAGAAAATTTTTAATATCTTGTTGTTTTGTTGCAAATATTTTATACGCACAATCTCTTGGTGGAATAGCAATGATAGTAGAAAACCAACCTATCACCCTTTATGATATTGAACAAACCATGAAAGAATTAAAAACTAATGATAAACAAAAAGCTATTGCTTTCTTGATAAATGATAAGGTTCAACAAAGTGAAGCTAAAAAGTTAGGAATTTATGTTAGTACTTTTGAACTCAATGAAAAATTAGCACAAATTGCAAAAGGTAATAATACTGATATTAACGGTTTACAAGCAAAAATAGAAAAAGATAAACTTAGTTTTGAAAATTTTAAAAATAAAGTTAAAAAAGATCTTGAAAGAGAAAAGCTTTATAGAAATATAATGCAAAATGCAAAAATAACTATTGATGATGAAGCATTAAAACATTTTTATGAAAACAATCTTGATAAATTTAGTACTTTTTCTAATATTGATTTAGTTGTTTATAATTCTACAAATCCAGAACTTTTACAACAACTTATACAAAATCCTATGTTTAAAAACTCACAAATTAAATCAAAAGCTATTAGTCTAAATGCAACAAACATGGATCCAAGATTGTTGGCTTTACTTAATAATACTAAAATAGGAGAATTTACCCCAATATTAAATGGAGAAAATACCTATATAATATATTTTATAAAAGAAAAATATGGAAAAAATCCTATTGAATTTGATTTAATCAAAGATCAAGTTAGTAATGTTTATACTTTAACCCAAAGAGAACAAGCTTTAAAAAATCATCTTGATAAAATAAGAGTTAACGCTCACATAGAAAAAATAAGATAGGCAAACGCCTATCTAAATTAATGCCTTGAAAGATAATTCGTATCATAATTATTATTGATAAAATCTGCATTATCCATCATTGCCAAATGAAAATCTTTTGTCGTTTTAATCCCACCTACAATAAGCTCTTGCAAAGCAATTTTCATTTTTGCAATAGCTGTGTTTCTATCTTCACCCCAAACAACTAATTTTCCAATCATAGAATCATAATAAGGAGGTACACTATAATCTTGATAACAATGGCTTTCCATTCTTACATTACGTCCTGCTGGTGCTACATATTTTGTAATTTTACCTGGACATGGTAAAAAAGTCTTAGAATCTTCAGCTGTAATTCTACATTCTATAGAATGACCTTTAAGTTTAATTTCTTCTTGTTTTGGTAAAGGATAGCCTTCAGCTACTTTAATCATAAGCTCGATAATATCTACCCCACTAACCATCTCACTTACACAATGTTCTACTTGCAAACGCGTATTCATTTCAATAAAATAAAAGTCTAGATTTTTATCCACTAAAAATTCAAAGGTCCCTGCACCTTCATAATCAATAGCCTTAGCGGCTTTTACTGCTGTTTCATGAAGTCTTGCTCTTGTTTTTTCATCTAGTAAAATTGCAGGGGATTCTTCTATAAGTTTTTGATGGCGTCTTTGCATAGAG
Coding sequences:
- a CDS encoding malate oxidoreductase, with product MNLKDEALEYHLGGKVDIIARKPMSSAHDLSLAYSPGVAEPCLEIAKDETLAYKYTNKANLVAIVSDGSAVLGLGNIGASASKPVMEGKACLFKKFANVNAYDLEINVHSIDEIITFCKAIAPTFGGINLEDISAPKCFEIEAALQDLGIPVMHDDQHGTAIISTAGLMNAMEISGKKFEDIKVVVSGAGAAGIASARMYRNLGVKNIILVDSKGVINTQRDDLNKYKLEFVNDTKDKTLKEALRGADVFLGLSVPKILDDEMVLSMAKDPVIFALANPVPEVMPEDVKRVRNDAIVGTGRSDYPNQINNVLGFPFIFRGALDVKATKITENMKVAAAKALADLAKLEVTDEVKQAYGIETLSFGRDYVIPKPFDSRVKAVVSAAVAKAAVEDGVALAKEFDYQKYLASLQ
- the gltX gene encoding glutamate--tRNA ligase, translated to MQEITTRFAPSPTGYLHIGGLRTALYNYLYARKNKGKFLLRIEDTDLKRNSQEATQAIIEAFKWCGLDYDGTIEYQSQRFDIYKKYIQKLLDEGKAYYCYMSKEELDELRAKQEAAKERPRYDGRYRDFKGTPPSGIEPVVRIKAPQSGEIKFIDGIKGEVSFKAEDILDDFVIARSDGSPIYNLTVVIDDALMGVSDVIRGDDHLSNTPKQIVLYEALGFKIPKFYHVAMIHGEDGKKLSKRHGATDVMEYKNMGILPQALLNFLVRLGWSHGDDEIFSLEKMQELFDPNHINKSASCYNFKKLEWLNAHYIKTLPFEEINRQLKDLGFDLSQYEKAGFLLDMLRERAKTLHDIINGAKILLDNPKKYDQKAIDKFLNEINLTYLEKYAMVLNGQKKACEFEELTNQFLEENNLKLKDLAQAIRIALTGNSVSPSIFEVLEFLGVQKVKLRIENLLNYMKGK
- a CDS encoding peptidylprolyl isomerase; its protein translation is MRKFLISCCFVANILYAQSLGGIAMIVENQPITLYDIEQTMKELKTNDKQKAIAFLINDKVQQSEAKKLGIYVSTFELNEKLAQIAKGNNTDINGLQAKIEKDKLSFENFKNKVKKDLEREKLYRNIMQNAKITIDDEALKHFYENNLDKFSTFSNIDLVVYNSTNPELLQQLIQNPMFKNSQIKSKAISLNATNMDPRLLALLNNTKIGEFTPILNGENTYIIYFIKEKYGKNPIEFDLIKDQVSNVYTLTQREQALKNHLDKIRVNAHIEKIR